A genome region from Myxocyprinus asiaticus isolate MX2 ecotype Aquarium Trade chromosome 12, UBuf_Myxa_2, whole genome shotgun sequence includes the following:
- the LOC127449257 gene encoding cytochrome b-c1 complex subunit 1, mitochondrial, with translation MSASMCWIGRAFAKARNPLLLSLRRGHASVSYAQSLLGAPETQLTTLNNGFRIASEETNQATCTVGLWISCGSRYESEKNNGVGFFLEHLAFKGTKKHPQSALEQAVESIGAHLSAYTSREHTAYYMKTLAKDLPKAVELLSEVVQSSSLSEAEMEQQRGVVLRELEEVEGSLQDVCLDLLHATAFQGTPLAHSVLGPSVNARTLTRQDLVEYINSHYKAPRMVLAAAGGVNHDELVTLAEQHFSGVSCEYESDAVPILSPCRFTGSEIRMRDDAIPLAHVAIAVEGAGATSPDIVPLMVANSIIGSYDITFGGGKHLSSRLARLAAEINLCHSFQAFHSSYSDTGLLGIYFVTDKHKIEDMMHWAQNAWMNLCTTVTDSDVARAKNALKASLLGQLNGTTPVCDDIGRHILNYGRRIPLAEWDARIEAVTPRMVRDVCSKYIYDKCPAVSAVGPIEQLPDYNRMRSAMYWLRF, from the exons ATGTCGGCGTCCATGTGCTGGATCGGTCGAGCTTTTGCAAAAGCTCGCAAC CCTCTTCTGTTGTCTTTGAGGCGAGGGCATGCCTCTGTGTCTTATGCTCAGAGCCTGCTGGGTGCTCCAGAAACTCAACTCACCACCCTAAACAATGGCTTTAGGATTGCTTCTGAAGAGACCAACCAGGCCACATGCACT GTCGGCCTTTGGATAAGCTGTGGGAGTCGTTATGAGTCTGAGAAGAATAACGGTGTTGGATTTTTCCTGGAGCACCTGGCTTTCAAA GGTACAAAGAAGCACCCACAGTCTGCTCTGGAACAGGCAGTGGAGTCAATAGGAGCGCACTTGAGTGCATACACCTCCCGTGAACACACTGCATACTACATGAAGACCCTTGCCAAGGACTTGCCCAAAG CGGTGGAGCTGTTGTCAGAGGTGGTGCAGAGTTCATCTTTGAGTGAGGCTGAGATGGAGCAGCAGAGGGGTGTGGTGCTAAGAGAGCTGGAGGAGGTGGAAGGAAGCCTGCAAGATGTTTGTCTGGATCTGCTCCATGCCACCGCCTTCCAGGGTACTCCCCTGGCCCATAGTGTTCTAGGTCCCTCTGTCAATGCCAG AACTCTGACTCGTCAGGATTTGGTGGAATACATCAATAGTCATTATAAAGCTCCTCGCATGGTCTTGGCTGCAGCTGGAG GGGTGAACCATGATGAACTCGTGACTCTGGCTGAGCAACACTTCAGTGGTGTTTCTTGTGAATATGAGAGTGACGCTGTCCCTATTCTGTCCCCATGCCGTTTCACTGGGAGTGAG ATTCGCATGCGTGATGATGCAATTCCCTTAGCGCACGTTGCTATTGCTGTCGAGGGAGCTGGAGCTACAAGTCCTGATATTGTGCCACTCATGGTTGCCAATTCCATCATTGGTAGCTATGACATCACATTTGGGGGTGGCAAG CACTTGAGCAGTCGTCTGGCTCGTCTGGCTGCAGAGATCAACCTGTGTCACAGTTTCCAGGCTTTTCACTCCTCATACAGTGACACCGGACTGCTGGGCATTTATTTTGTTACAGACAAACATAAAATAGAGGACATGATGCACTGGGCTCAGAATGCCTG GATGAATTTGTGCACCACAGTGACTGACAGTGATGTGGCTCGAGCCAAGAATGCTTTGAAGGCTAGCTTATTGGGTCAGCTCAATG GGACTACACCTGTCTGTGATGACATTGGCAGGCATATCCTCAACTATGGTCGTCGGATCCCATTGGCTGAGTGGGATGCCAGAATTGAg GCTGTGACTCCCAGGATGGTCCGTGATGTCTGCTCTAAATACATTTATGACAAATGCCCAGCTGTGTCTGCAGTTG GTCCAATAGAGCAGCTTCCTGACTACAACAGAATGAGAAGTGCCATGTACTGGCTCCGATTCTAA